From Pantoea sp. Ep11b, the proteins below share one genomic window:
- a CDS encoding YceI family protein, which translates to MFRKTLLAMTSASLLLGSLSAHAADYKIDKEGQHAFIQFRIQHLGYSWLYGTFKTFDGRFTFDEKNPAADKVEVTIDTASVDTNHAERDKHLRSADFLNSSKNPQATFKSTAVKKEGDELQITGDLTLNGVTKPVTLEAKMLGEGKDPWGGYRAGFEAEGEIALKDFNITKDLGPASQKVQLMISVEGIRQ; encoded by the coding sequence ATGTTCAGGAAAACGTTGCTGGCGATGACCAGCGCCAGCCTGCTGCTTGGCTCACTGAGCGCCCATGCGGCAGACTATAAAATCGACAAGGAGGGCCAGCACGCCTTTATCCAGTTCCGTATTCAGCACCTGGGTTACAGCTGGCTGTATGGCACCTTTAAAACCTTTGATGGCCGCTTTACCTTTGATGAGAAGAACCCGGCGGCAGACAAGGTCGAGGTGACGATTGATACTGCCAGCGTCGATACCAATCACGCCGAGCGTGACAAGCATCTGCGCAGCGCGGACTTTCTGAACAGCAGCAAAAACCCGCAGGCGACGTTCAAATCGACAGCGGTGAAAAAAGAGGGCGATGAACTGCAGATTACCGGCGATCTGACGCTGAACGGCGTGACGAAACCGGTGACGCTGGAGGCGAAAATGCTGGGCGAAGGAAAAGATCCGTGGGGCGGCTATCGCGCAGGCTTTGAAGCGGAAGGCGAAATTGCCCTGAAGGATTTTAATATCACCAAAGATCTGGGGCCTGCTTCACAGAAGGTTCAGCTGATGATCTCGGTTGAAGGAATTCGTCAGTAA
- the mdoC gene encoding glucans biosynthesis protein MdoC, with product MSTVKPEREYFLDSIRACLMLLGVPFHVSLIYSAQKWAVNSQEASLWLTLLNDFIHSFRMQVFFVISGYFSYMLYLRYQPRRFLKVRLERVGIPMLTAVPLITLPQFFMLKAWTDKLADWPRFTPYQKFNNLMWELISHLWFLVVLVMLTTLGMVTFRWLRDQHRTIDYSRVGWGALAGSVLAWALVWCLFRRLVFIFQPNWLMDGLFNIVVMQTLFYLPFFMLGALAWKHPPLKALFVRFNPVMWFGALLLFVAYCTNQRLGSGDGWLYETDAIITTLMGLCMLNVCFCLGHKLLNSHSPRILYLVNASLFIYLVHHPLTLLYGIYVTPRIENNTLGFFMGLLMVFGIAFLLYEIHLRIPLLRFLFSGKSERKQAQ from the coding sequence ATGAGTACTGTAAAACCTGAACGTGAATACTTCCTCGACTCCATTCGCGCCTGTCTAATGTTACTGGGGGTTCCGTTTCACGTTTCCCTCATCTACTCTGCGCAGAAATGGGCAGTGAACAGCCAGGAGGCGTCACTGTGGCTGACGCTGCTGAATGATTTTATTCATTCCTTCCGCATGCAGGTCTTTTTTGTCATCTCGGGCTACTTCTCCTACATGCTCTATCTGCGCTATCAGCCACGGCGTTTCCTGAAGGTGCGGCTGGAGCGGGTCGGGATCCCGATGCTGACGGCGGTTCCACTCATCACCCTGCCGCAGTTTTTCATGCTCAAGGCCTGGACCGATAAACTGGCTGACTGGCCCCGCTTCACCCCCTATCAGAAGTTTAACAACCTCATGTGGGAGCTGATCTCACACCTGTGGTTCCTGGTCGTGCTGGTGATGCTCACCACCCTGGGCATGGTGACGTTTCGCTGGCTGCGCGATCAGCACCGTACAATCGACTACTCACGGGTCGGCTGGGGTGCCCTGGCGGGCAGCGTGCTGGCGTGGGCGCTGGTGTGGTGTCTGTTCCGTCGTCTGGTGTTTATCTTCCAGCCCAACTGGCTGATGGATGGCCTGTTCAACATCGTGGTGATGCAGACCCTCTTCTATCTGCCGTTCTTTATGCTGGGGGCGCTGGCGTGGAAGCATCCACCGCTGAAGGCGCTGTTTGTGCGGTTTAATCCGGTGATGTGGTTCGGCGCGCTGCTGCTGTTTGTCGCCTACTGCACCAATCAGCGTCTGGGCAGCGGCGACGGCTGGTTATATGAGACGGATGCCATTATCACGACGCTGATGGGGCTCTGTATGCTGAACGTCTGCTTCTGCCTGGGTCACAAGCTGCTCAATTCCCATTCGCCGCGCATCCTGTATCTGGTCAACGCGTCGCTGTTTATCTATCTGGTGCACCATCCGCTGACGCTGCTGTATGGCATCTATGTCACGCCACGGATTGAAAATAACACGCTGGGCTTTTTCATGGGTCTGCTGATGGTATTTGGCATCGCGTTTCTGCTCTATGAGATCCATCTGCGCATCCCGCTGCTGCGCTTCCTGTTCTCGGGGAAATCTGAACGTAAACAGGCGCAATAA
- a CDS encoding YceK/YidQ family lipoprotein: MKGFLKAGLIGVAVLCLSGCGSIISRTFPGQGHGNQYYPGVQWDIRDSGWRILTILDLPLSLVVDTLLLPVDARHGPYE, translated from the coding sequence GTGAAAGGGTTTTTGAAGGCGGGCCTTATCGGTGTAGCCGTGCTGTGCTTAAGCGGCTGCGGCAGTATTATCAGCCGCACTTTTCCGGGGCAGGGGCACGGTAATCAATACTATCCCGGCGTGCAGTGGGATATCCGCGACAGCGGATGGCGGATCCTGACGATCCTCGACCTGCCGCTGTCGCTGGTGGTGGATACCCTGTTGCTACCCGTGGATGCCCGGCACGGGCCTTACGAGTAG
- a CDS encoding Kdo(2)-lipid IV(A) acyltransferase, translating to MTQLPQFSRELLHPRYWLAWLGVASLYLLVLLPYPLLYVLGCNIGRIGMRFMKRRVSIARRNLELTFPDMPVNEREAMIKHNFESVGMGLIETGMAWFWPDWRINKWHKPSGLEHIQQAHDSQRGILLIGMHFLTLEIGARMFGIHNPGIGVYRPNDNKLIDWLQVKGRMRSNKSMIDRKDLKGMIRALKQGEIIWYAPDHDYGPRSSVFVPFFAVEKAATTVGTHLLIRTGKPAVIPFVPRRLPDGRGYELMILPDISGEFTLESDEVTAARMNKVVEEGVLLAPEQYMWLHRRFKTRPEGEPSRY from the coding sequence ATGACTCAGTTGCCTCAGTTTTCACGAGAACTGCTTCACCCGCGCTATTGGCTGGCCTGGCTGGGTGTCGCTTCTCTTTATCTTTTGGTGCTACTTCCTTATCCCCTGCTCTATGTTCTCGGCTGCAATATTGGCCGCATCGGGATGCGTTTTATGAAGCGCCGCGTCAGCATCGCCCGCCGGAATCTGGAATTAACCTTCCCGGATATGCCGGTGAATGAACGCGAAGCGATGATCAAGCACAATTTTGAATCGGTCGGCATGGGCCTGATTGAAACCGGTATGGCGTGGTTCTGGCCCGACTGGCGGATCAATAAATGGCACAAGCCTTCAGGTCTGGAGCATATTCAGCAGGCTCACGACAGCCAGCGCGGCATTCTGCTTATCGGCATGCACTTTCTGACGCTGGAAATTGGTGCACGCATGTTTGGTATCCACAATCCCGGGATTGGCGTTTACCGTCCGAATGACAATAAGCTGATCGACTGGCTGCAGGTTAAAGGCAGGATGCGGTCGAATAAGAGCATGATCGATCGTAAAGATCTCAAGGGGATGATCCGCGCTCTGAAGCAGGGTGAAATTATCTGGTACGCACCCGATCACGACTATGGTCCGCGCAGCAGCGTCTTTGTGCCCTTCTTTGCCGTCGAAAAGGCCGCCACCACGGTGGGTACGCATCTGCTGATCCGTACCGGTAAGCCCGCCGTCATTCCTTTCGTGCCTCGTCGTCTGCCTGACGGTCGCGGCTATGAATTGATGATTCTGCCTGATATCAGCGGTGAATTTACCCTGGAAAGCGACGAAGTCACCGCAGCCAGAATGAACAAAGTGGTTGAGGAAGGCGTGCTGCTGGCGCCGGAACAGTACATGTGGCTCCATCGCCGTTTCAAAACGCGCCCGGAAGGCGAACCTTCGCGTTATTAG
- the mdoH gene encoding glucans biosynthesis glucosyltransferase MdoH: MNKSTFTPQRYVDSLPLDAAGKARLSGSLQNAGAFHFIHDALGRDVAASDRPDDAPLKSVSSRVEMAWPDSLADGQQLGKDDLDRTTLKAMPKVKRSLMFPEAWRTNPVARAWDSLRGHKTVPRYANAEEQRAEEKWRHVGSIRRYILLILTLFQTVVATWYMKSILPYQGWTLLDPMEMINQNWQQSVMQILPYVLQTGILFLFAILFCWVSAGFWTALMGFLQLLIGRDKYSISYSTVGDEPLNPAHRTALIMPICNEDVERVYAGLRATWESVVRTGNADHFDVYILSDSYDADIAIAEQKAWMELVRDVGGAGRIFYRRRRRRVKRKSGNIDDFCRRWGSNYSYMVVLDADSVMSGECLTGLVRMMEANPNAGIIQSSPKASGMDTLYARCQQFATRVYGPLFTAGLHFWQLGESHYWGHNAIIRVKPFIEHCALAPLPGEGSFAGSIMSHDFVEAALMRRAGWGVWIAYDLPGSYEELPPNLLDELKRDRRWCHGNLMNFRLFLVKGMHPVHRAVFLTGVMSYLSAPLWFMFLALSTALQVVHTLMEPTYFLQPRQLFPVWPQWRPELAIALFSTTMVLLFLPKMLSVVLIWFKGSKAYGGPLRLLASLVLETLFSVLLAPVRMLFHTVFVVSAFLGWEVVWNSPQRDDDATPWREAFKRHGSQMALGLVWAIGMGLLDLNFLWWLAPIVFSLILSPFVSVMSSRATLGLKSKRAKLFLIPEEYAPPQELVDTDRYLELNRERALENGFMHAVFHPAFNALATALATSRHKQSQLLDYARDRRVDQALSDTPEKLSRDQRLQLISDPVVLARVHTRLWEEADKYHQWVESYQKLSLNPHALKNA, encoded by the coding sequence ATGAATAAATCGACTTTTACACCTCAACGTTATGTGGACTCTCTGCCGCTGGATGCGGCAGGGAAGGCACGTCTCAGCGGTTCTTTACAGAATGCCGGGGCGTTCCACTTCATCCATGATGCGCTGGGCAGGGATGTCGCCGCCAGCGATCGCCCCGACGATGCACCGTTAAAATCGGTCTCATCGCGGGTTGAAATGGCCTGGCCGGATTCACTGGCCGACGGCCAGCAGCTGGGCAAGGATGATCTCGATCGCACCACGCTGAAGGCGATGCCGAAAGTCAAACGCTCCCTGATGTTCCCGGAAGCCTGGCGAACCAACCCGGTCGCCCGTGCCTGGGACTCACTGCGTGGACACAAAACGGTACCGCGTTACGCCAATGCGGAAGAGCAGCGTGCAGAAGAGAAGTGGCGTCATGTCGGTTCGATTCGCCGCTATATCCTGCTGATCCTGACCCTTTTCCAGACCGTGGTCGCCACCTGGTACATGAAGAGTATTCTGCCGTACCAGGGCTGGACGCTGCTGGATCCGATGGAGATGATCAACCAGAACTGGCAGCAGTCTGTGATGCAGATTCTGCCGTATGTGTTGCAGACCGGTATTCTGTTCCTGTTTGCGATCCTGTTCTGCTGGGTCTCTGCCGGTTTCTGGACGGCTCTGATGGGCTTCCTGCAGCTGCTGATCGGACGGGATAAATACAGTATCTCCTACTCGACCGTCGGGGATGAGCCGCTGAATCCGGCGCATCGGACCGCGTTGATCATGCCTATCTGTAACGAAGATGTGGAGCGTGTTTACGCGGGTCTGCGTGCGACCTGGGAATCCGTGGTTCGCACCGGTAACGCCGATCACTTCGATGTCTACATCCTGAGCGACAGCTACGATGCGGATATCGCCATCGCCGAACAGAAAGCCTGGATGGAGCTGGTGCGCGATGTCGGTGGCGCAGGCCGGATCTTCTATCGCCGCCGCCGTCGTCGTGTGAAGCGTAAAAGCGGCAACATCGATGACTTCTGCCGTCGCTGGGGCAGCAACTACAGCTATATGGTCGTGCTGGACGCCGACAGCGTCATGAGCGGTGAGTGTCTCACCGGCCTGGTGCGCATGATGGAAGCCAACCCGAACGCCGGGATCATCCAGTCGTCGCCGAAAGCTTCCGGTATGGACACGCTCTATGCGCGCTGTCAGCAGTTTGCGACCCGCGTCTACGGTCCGCTGTTCACCGCCGGTCTGCACTTCTGGCAACTGGGCGAGTCGCACTACTGGGGTCACAACGCCATTATCCGCGTGAAACCCTTTATCGAGCACTGCGCACTGGCGCCGCTGCCGGGTGAAGGCTCGTTTGCCGGTTCCATCATGTCGCATGACTTCGTAGAGGCTGCGCTGATGCGTCGTGCCGGCTGGGGCGTCTGGATTGCCTACGATCTGCCAGGCTCCTATGAGGAGCTGCCGCCGAACCTGCTGGATGAGCTGAAACGTGACCGCCGCTGGTGTCACGGTAACCTGATGAACTTCCGCCTGTTCCTGGTGAAAGGGATGCACCCGGTTCACCGCGCGGTGTTCCTGACCGGTGTGATGTCCTATCTCTCGGCGCCGCTCTGGTTTATGTTCCTGGCGCTGTCTACCGCCCTGCAGGTGGTGCACACGCTGATGGAACCGACCTACTTCCTGCAACCGCGGCAGCTGTTCCCGGTCTGGCCGCAGTGGCGTCCGGAGCTGGCCATCGCGCTCTTCTCGACCACGATGGTGCTGCTGTTCCTGCCGAAGATGCTGAGCGTGGTATTGATCTGGTTTAAAGGATCGAAAGCCTATGGCGGCCCGCTGCGCCTGCTGGCGTCGCTGGTGCTGGAAACGCTGTTCTCGGTGCTGCTGGCACCGGTGCGCATGCTGTTCCATACGGTCTTCGTGGTCAGCGCCTTCCTGGGCTGGGAAGTGGTGTGGAACTCGCCACAGCGTGATGATGATGCGACGCCGTGGAGAGAGGCATTTAAACGTCACGGTTCACAGATGGCACTGGGTCTGGTGTGGGCGATTGGTATGGGCCTGCTGGATCTCAATTTCCTCTGGTGGCTGGCACCGATTGTCTTCTCACTGATCCTGTCGCCGTTTGTTTCGGTGATGTCGAGTCGCGCCACGCTGGGGCTTAAGAGCAAGCGCGCGAAGCTGTTCCTGATCCCGGAAGAGTACGCACCGCCGCAGGAGCTGGTGGACACGGACCGCTATCTGGAGCTGAACCGTGAACGCGCACTGGAAAATGGCTTTATGCACGCTGTGTTCCACCCTGCGTTCAACGCGCTGGCCACGGCGCTGGCGACCTCACGTCACAAGCAGAGTCAGTTACTGGACTATGCCCGTGACCGTCGTGTGGACCAGGCGCTGAGCGATACGCCGGAGAAACTGAGCCGCGACCAGCGTCTGCAGCTGATCAGCGACCCGGTGGTACTGGCCCGCGTTCACACCCGGCTGTGGGAAGAGGCGGACAAGTATCATCAGTGGGTGGAGAGTTATCAGAAACTCTCCCTTAACCCTCACGCGCTGAAAAACGCGTAA
- a CDS encoding MysB family protein yields the protein MSMYSTLEEAIDAAREEFLANHPELEEEDASISQFGLQKYVMQDGDIMWQAEFLEDEGDTGECMPYRSGEAAQAIFDADFDEVELRQEWLAENTLHEWDDGEFQLEPPLDTEEGEAAAQEWEDDNSDSDRSYS from the coding sequence ATGAGCATGTACAGTACGTTAGAGGAAGCCATTGATGCTGCACGAGAAGAGTTCCTCGCGAATCATCCGGAGCTTGAGGAAGAGGATGCATCGATCAGCCAGTTTGGTCTGCAAAAGTATGTAATGCAGGATGGCGATATCATGTGGCAGGCTGAGTTCCTGGAAGATGAAGGGGATACCGGGGAGTGCATGCCATACCGCAGCGGTGAAGCCGCTCAGGCCATTTTTGATGCTGACTTTGACGAAGTGGAACTGCGTCAGGAGTGGTTAGCGGAAAACACCCTGCATGAGTGGGATGATGGAGAATTCCAGCTGGAACCGCCGCTGGACACCGAAGAGGGTGAAGCTGCGGCCCAGGAGTGGGAAGACGACAACAGCGATTCCGATCGCAGCTACTCGTAA
- a CDS encoding glucan biosynthesis protein G has product MMKVRWMGTAVLLALYANNSWAFNIDDVAVQAKALAGKSFEAPKSNLPSQFREMKFADYQQIQFNHDKAYWGKLRTPFKLEFYHQGMYFDTPVQINEVTASAVREIKYNPDYFNFGNVKHDADAVKNLGFAGFKVLYPLNNKGKSDEIASFLGASYFRVIGAGQVYGLSARGLAIDTALPSGEEFPRFKTFWIERPKPQDKQLVIYALLDSPRATGAYRFVLRPGEASTVDVQSKVYLRDNVGKLGIAPLTSMFLFGQNQPSAVNNFRPALHDSDGLSIHNGNGEWIWRPLNNPRHLAVSTYTIENPKGFGLLQRGRDFSNYQDLDDRYDLRPSGWVEPLGDWGKGRVELVEIPTADETNDNIVAFWTPEKLPEPGKEMNFKYRLHFSRDENQLHSDDIAWVKNTLRSAGDVKQSNLVRQPDGTVAFTIDFVGKDMSKMAENSQVAPQVSVGKNADVVEQSVRYNPVTKGWRLVLRLRVKDAKQSTEMRAALVSGDKTLTETWSYQLPANE; this is encoded by the coding sequence CTGATGAAGGTACGCTGGATGGGTACTGCGGTTCTGCTGGCGTTGTATGCCAACAACAGTTGGGCGTTTAATATTGATGATGTTGCAGTTCAAGCCAAAGCGTTGGCAGGGAAAAGCTTCGAAGCGCCTAAAAGCAATTTACCCTCTCAGTTTCGTGAAATGAAATTTGCTGACTATCAGCAAATCCAGTTTAACCACGATAAAGCTTACTGGGGCAAACTGCGCACGCCATTCAAGCTGGAGTTCTATCATCAGGGGATGTACTTCGATACCCCGGTGCAGATCAACGAGGTGACCGCCAGCGCGGTGCGCGAGATTAAATACAACCCCGATTATTTCAATTTCGGTAACGTAAAACATGACGCCGATGCGGTGAAAAACCTCGGTTTTGCCGGTTTCAAAGTGCTTTACCCGCTGAACAACAAGGGTAAAAGCGATGAGATCGCCAGCTTCCTGGGTGCCAGCTACTTCCGCGTCATCGGTGCCGGTCAGGTCTATGGCCTGTCTGCGCGTGGACTGGCCATCGACACGGCATTGCCGTCCGGTGAAGAGTTCCCGCGCTTTAAAACGTTCTGGATTGAACGGCCGAAGCCGCAGGATAAACAGCTGGTGATCTATGCGCTGCTCGACTCGCCGCGTGCGACCGGCGCGTATCGCTTTGTGCTGCGTCCGGGTGAGGCGTCAACCGTAGACGTACAGTCGAAGGTTTACCTGCGTGACAACGTTGGCAAGCTGGGGATCGCCCCGCTGACCAGTATGTTCCTGTTTGGTCAGAATCAGCCGTCTGCGGTGAACAATTTCCGTCCGGCGCTGCACGATTCAGACGGTCTCTCCATCCACAACGGCAATGGAGAGTGGATCTGGCGTCCGCTGAACAACCCGCGTCATCTGGCGGTCAGCACCTATACCATCGAAAATCCAAAAGGCTTTGGTCTTCTGCAGCGCGGACGTGACTTCAGCAACTATCAGGATCTGGATGATCGTTACGACCTGCGTCCAAGCGGCTGGGTTGAACCGTTAGGCGACTGGGGTAAAGGCCGGGTGGAACTGGTTGAGATCCCGACGGCGGATGAAACCAACGACAACATCGTTGCATTCTGGACGCCGGAGAAACTGCCAGAGCCTGGCAAAGAGATGAACTTCAAATATCGTCTGCACTTCTCGCGCGACGAAAATCAGCTGCACTCTGACGATATCGCCTGGGTCAAAAATACCCTGCGTTCGGCAGGCGATGTGAAGCAGTCTAATCTGGTGCGTCAGCCGGATGGCACTGTGGCTTTCACCATCGACTTCGTGGGTAAAGACATGAGTAAGATGGCTGAAAACAGTCAGGTTGCGCCACAGGTCAGCGTTGGCAAGAATGCCGATGTGGTTGAGCAGAGCGTACGTTATAACCCGGTCACCAAAGGCTGGCGTCTGGTGTTGCGTCTGCGCGTGAAAGATGCCAAACAGTCCACCGAAATGCGGGCGGCGCTGGTCAGCGGCGACAAGACATTGACGGAAACCTGGAGCTATCAGTTACCTGCCAATGAATAA
- a CDS encoding cytochrome b — protein sequence MLIRNTSHQFGLIAVLLHWTMALAIYAMFALGLWMVGLGYYDSWYHDAPEIHKSIGVILFLTLIVRLLWRVISPPPEPLSSYSPLVRISAVVAHLLLYTLLLAILISGYLISTADGKPITVFNLFTLPALFSGAGEQADLAGDIHLWLAWTVIILSVLHGLAALKHHFVDRDITLKRMSGYPLSTPLEKDR from the coding sequence ATGTTAATACGGAATACCTCTCATCAGTTCGGACTGATTGCTGTGCTGCTGCACTGGACAATGGCGCTGGCGATATATGCCATGTTTGCGCTGGGATTATGGATGGTCGGTCTTGGCTATTACGACAGCTGGTATCACGACGCCCCGGAGATTCATAAAAGCATTGGCGTGATCCTGTTTCTGACGCTGATTGTTCGCCTGCTGTGGCGCGTTATTTCTCCGCCGCCAGAACCGCTCAGCTCATATTCGCCGCTGGTGCGCATCAGCGCCGTGGTGGCGCACCTGCTGCTCTACACCCTGCTGCTGGCGATTCTGATTAGCGGCTATCTGATCTCCACCGCGGACGGAAAGCCCATCACCGTCTTTAACCTCTTTACTCTGCCCGCCCTGTTCAGCGGTGCAGGTGAACAGGCCGATCTGGCGGGCGATATTCACCTCTGGCTCGCCTGGACAGTGATCATTCTTTCGGTTCTGCATGGGCTCGCGGCGCTCAAACACCATTTCGTCGACCGCGACATTACCCTGAAACGAATGTCCGGTTACCCTCTCTCCACTCCCCTTGAAAAGGATAGATAA
- a CDS encoding phospholipase D family protein: protein MTEAFELSQSSERASWLQNRLEPVCQRHPGLSGIHQLSDGLDAFAARYLLIQKAERSLDIQYYIWQNDLSGRLLFSAVLEAARRGVKVRLLLDDNNTPGLDDTLAQLNRHPGIEVRLFNPFSFRTLRALGYLTDFARLNRRMHNKSFTVDGVTTVVGGRNIGDEYFGTGNEPLFADLDVMAIGPVVNEVADDFERYWHSKPVSPLQQVLDAGEPEEDSVSLPAAWRHSEPVQRYLKRLENASLLQELETGTLPLTWARARLLSDDPRKGLGKARARTLLPQRMLEVIGTPQQQFDIISAYFVPTRAGVAQLLALKRKGVKIAILTNSLAANDVSIVHAGYAKWRKKLLRHGIALYELKPQATLQDAPHDRGLTGNSGSSLHAKTFSVDQQTLFIGSFNFDPRSAMLNTEMGLVIESAALAGETHQRFSQSMRDRAWTLRLDKWGRVNWLEYPGEAQQIVHKHEPGCSWWQRLQVRLVWRLPIEWLL, encoded by the coding sequence ATGACCGAAGCGTTTGAGCTCTCCCAGTCATCGGAACGTGCCAGCTGGCTGCAAAACCGGCTGGAACCCGTGTGTCAGCGCCATCCTGGGCTGAGCGGCATTCATCAACTCAGCGACGGACTGGATGCGTTTGCCGCCCGCTACCTGCTGATACAGAAAGCAGAGCGATCTCTCGATATTCAGTACTACATCTGGCAGAACGATCTTTCGGGCCGGTTGCTGTTCAGCGCCGTGCTGGAGGCCGCCCGGCGCGGGGTAAAGGTGAGGCTGCTGCTGGATGATAATAATACGCCGGGCCTGGACGACACGCTGGCGCAGCTTAACCGTCATCCCGGTATTGAAGTGCGTCTGTTTAATCCGTTCTCTTTCCGCACCCTGCGCGCGCTGGGTTATCTCACCGACTTCGCCCGGCTGAATCGCCGGATGCACAATAAAAGTTTTACCGTTGATGGGGTGACAACCGTGGTAGGCGGTCGCAACATTGGCGACGAATATTTCGGCACCGGCAATGAACCGCTGTTTGCCGATCTCGACGTGATGGCGATTGGTCCGGTAGTGAACGAAGTGGCCGACGATTTTGAACGCTACTGGCACAGCAAGCCAGTGTCGCCGCTACAGCAGGTGCTGGATGCCGGGGAGCCGGAGGAGGACAGCGTCAGTCTGCCTGCCGCGTGGCGTCACAGTGAACCGGTGCAGCGCTATCTGAAGCGTCTGGAAAACGCGTCGCTTCTGCAGGAGCTGGAGACGGGTACGCTGCCCCTGACCTGGGCCCGCGCACGTCTGCTGAGCGACGATCCGCGCAAGGGGCTGGGCAAGGCGCGCGCGCGGACGCTGCTGCCGCAGCGGATGCTGGAGGTGATCGGCACGCCGCAACAGCAGTTCGACATCATTTCCGCCTATTTTGTGCCGACCCGCGCGGGCGTGGCCCAGCTGCTGGCGCTGAAGCGCAAAGGGGTCAAAATTGCCATTCTGACCAACTCGCTGGCGGCTAACGATGTCTCGATTGTCCACGCCGGATACGCCAAGTGGCGTAAAAAATTGCTGCGTCACGGGATTGCACTGTATGAGCTGAAACCGCAGGCGACCCTGCAGGATGCCCCGCACGACCGGGGATTAACCGGTAATTCCGGCTCCAGCCTGCATGCCAAAACCTTTTCGGTGGATCAGCAGACGCTGTTTATCGGCTCGTTTAACTTCGACCCGCGATCGGCGATGCTGAATACCGAAATGGGGCTGGTAATCGAGAGTGCGGCGCTGGCCGGAGAGACGCATCAGCGTTTCAGTCAGTCGATGCGTGACCGGGCCTGGACGCTGCGGCTGGATAAGTGGGGGCGGGTTAACTGGCTGGAGTATCCGGGCGAAGCGCAGCAGATTGTGCACAAACATGAACCGGGCTGCTCCTGGTGGCAGCGGCTGCAGGTGCGATTAGTGTGGCGGCTGCCGATTGAGTGGCTGCTGTAA
- a CDS encoding rhodanese-related sulfurtransferase produces MPVLHNLVSNKELKARMLAETEPRTTVSFYKYFQIADPKAFRDALYVGLTALKVFGRVYVAHEGINAQISVPASQYEKMKAWLYAFDPALDNLRMNIALDDDGKSFWVLRLKVRDRIVADGIEDETFDASDVGHYLKAADVNAMLDDPDALFVDMRNHYEYEVGRFDNALEVPADTFRDQLPMAVDMLKDKKDKKIVMYCTGGIRCEKASAWMRHNGFEDVYHIEGGIIEYARRAREQGLPVRFKGKNFVFDERMGERISDDVLSNCHQCGEPCDTHVNCVNDGCHLLFIQCKACAEKFENCCSPLCQEEAKLSPEEQRARRAGRENGNKIFNKSRGLLNMTIPAPQKK; encoded by the coding sequence ATGCCAGTGTTACATAACCTCGTTTCCAATAAAGAGCTGAAGGCGCGCATGCTGGCTGAAACGGAGCCGCGCACGACAGTCTCTTTTTATAAGTATTTTCAGATCGCCGATCCTAAAGCCTTTCGCGACGCGCTTTATGTTGGTCTGACCGCGCTCAAAGTTTTTGGCCGAGTCTACGTGGCGCACGAAGGGATCAATGCGCAGATCAGCGTGCCCGCCAGTCAGTACGAAAAGATGAAAGCGTGGCTCTATGCGTTCGACCCGGCGCTGGATAATCTGCGGATGAACATCGCCCTGGATGATGATGGGAAATCGTTCTGGGTACTGCGTCTGAAAGTGCGCGATCGCATCGTTGCCGATGGGATTGAGGATGAGACGTTTGATGCCAGCGATGTGGGCCACTACCTGAAAGCGGCCGACGTTAACGCCATGCTGGACGATCCTGACGCGCTGTTTGTGGATATGCGCAACCACTACGAATATGAAGTGGGCCGCTTCGACAACGCGCTGGAAGTGCCAGCCGATACGTTTCGCGATCAGCTGCCGATGGCGGTTGATATGCTGAAGGATAAGAAAGACAAGAAGATCGTCATGTACTGCACCGGCGGTATCCGCTGTGAAAAGGCGAGTGCCTGGATGCGCCATAACGGCTTTGAGGATGTTTACCACATTGAAGGCGGTATTATCGAGTATGCCCGCCGTGCCCGTGAGCAGGGATTACCGGTTCGCTTCAAAGGCAAAAACTTCGTGTTCGATGAGCGTATGGGTGAGCGGATCTCCGATGATGTGCTGTCGAACTGCCATCAGTGCGGTGAACCCTGCGATACCCACGTTAACTGCGTGAATGACGGCTGTCATCTGCTGTTTATCCAGTGTAAAGCGTGTGCAGAGAAGTTTGAAAACTGCTGTAGCCCGCTCTGTCAGGAAGAGGCAAAACTCTCGCCGGAAGAGCAGCGTGCCCGCCGGGCAGGACGTGAGAATGGTAATAAGATTTTTAACAAGTCCCGTGGCCTGTTAAACATGACGATTCCCGCGCCGCAGAAGAAATAA